In Stanieria sp. NIES-3757, the DNA window TTACGCGGGTCATCAATTCGGTCTTTAAAGCGTCGCTCCTGTTCTTCCATACTGGTATCGAGCCAATACTTAATTAGGATCATACCAGAATCTACGATTGCCTGTTCAAATATGGGCGTGTATTGGAGAAAACGGACATATTCTTCCTTCGTACAGAAACCCATCACTCGCTCTACGCCAGCACGGTTATACCAACTGCGATCAAAGATGACGACTTCGCCAGCAGCAGGAAAATGGGTTAGGTAACGTTGGGCATAGATCTGGGTTTTTTCGCGGTCTGAAGGAGAGGGTAAGGCAACGAGACGAAATACCCGAGGGCTTACTCGTTCGGTAATGCGTTTAATGATGCCTCCTTTGCCGGCTGCATCTCGTCCTTCAAAGACAACAATAATTTTTAGTCCTTTTTCTTTGACCCAGTATTGTAATTTAACGAGTTCGCCTTGTAGTTTAGCCAGTTCAGCTTCGTATTCCTTGTTCGACAGTTTCTGATGCTTGTCTGAATTATTTTCTTTGTCTTTCCCCATATTATTTACCTCTATTTATTACGTCGCGAGCAATTTTTGTTAGGAAGTCAACTTTAACTACTAAAAGTAATAAGTAATATTTATTTGCCTTTTGGTGGTTTTAATTAAACGAAAAGTAACGATGGTAGTCTTTATATAGTTCCTATTTAGATTCTGCGGCAAATGTCTGATTTTCTCAAATCTCAAAATTAATTTAAGTTCAGTGCCAATACCATAGATGTATTGAGTTTCAATAGTATTTTAGTCCAAATTGCCCTGGCTCGATCCAATAAGTTGGCTAACCAGCGAATTTGGTCTTTTTTGCGATCGCTAGTTTGAGTATTCATTTTAGTTAACCTCTAATTTTATTAGATCATCAAAAATAGCTGAAATACATCCAGAGTTTAATTGTTGTTGCCGTCAGTTAAGTTAAACTAGAAGCTTAAAAAAAGTGGAAACTAAAAGCAACCAGATATGGCAGAAAATTTGACAGTAGACAAGTCTCAACAGAAGCAAATTTTTGATTATAATTCTTTGGAGCCAGACACCTCAAACTTTTTGGAACAAACAACCAAAGAAATTAAGTCGTTGTTAAAGGTCACAGTCGAAAGTGTGGTTAAAATCGGCGAGAGATTGCTGGCAGTCAAGCAAAAAATAAATTTTGGCTACTTCTTAGTTTGGATTCGAGCGGAGTTTGAATGGAGCGAAGATACTGCCGAACGTTTTATGAATGTCGCTAAAAATTTCGGCGAACGGGTCAAACAAAATCCGCAGTTTGCGGAATCTATCGGCTTGACTGTCTTATATGAGCTTTCAACTAAAAATACGCCAGAATCCGCACGAGAAGAATTGTTTGCAAGGATTGAACGAGGAGAACCAATCTCGTTTAAACAGGCTAAAGCACTCAAAAAAGCGCACATAGCAGCTAAAAAAAATGAACAACTTCCTGCTTCTGATGTCGAACCAAAAACACCAAATGAGGTAATCTCGATAGTTCAACCGTCGGAAACTTCCCAACCGCCAGAACCTGTTATTAATTGGTGGAACCTAACAGGTACGTTTGCCATCGAGGAATCTTTAGGCGAGGCGAACTCCCAGAAAAAGACCGACCAAAAATGGAAGTTTCAAGCCAATCATCTTCTATTTTGCGGTAGAGCAGATCGAGCTGAATTTCAGCAGAGGCTACCCCAAGAAGTGGCACTGTGGTTAGATTTTGCGCCTTCATCACACCAGTGGAAGACTATTCCCATCCCACCTCAAGTAAGATTCGCACTTTCTTTTACTACGGGAGAAAAATTCGATTTGGGAAAAATACATCTCAAGAATTGGCTCGAATCGGTTGAAGAAGCACTTCATGTGATGCTTGGCTGCTTTGCACCGGGAGACATCCTTGTGTTTAGCTATTTGCCTTATCCGCATTTACTGGAGTTGATTAATCTTTACGAACTAAATTGTCTGATTGCCGAACCAGATAGAAAAAGTTGCCAGCGGATTATCACTACCTGGTCAGAAATAATTCACGGAACTAGTCAACCCATGCAGAGGCAGATGCTTGAGAACGTCGAGCGTGATTTCTACGCTGCTGTTGGTTGAGCAATGAAGCTGGATTGACTGAATGAATCTTCTGTCTTTCACTAAACTAGATGCTTCTCTGCGATTTACTGAGGTTATGATTACCAACGCCTAATTGAAACTGATGTAGCTGAATTATATTAAATCCGTTTAATTGCCCATGATATAATCAAGCAGAGAAAATAACCAAATTCAATTGATGCCGAAACGAATTAGAATCGAACCTCATTTAAGTATAGAGGAACTAAAACAACGATATCGTAATTCAAGAGAACCACGAGAGCGAAGTCACTACCAAATTATCTGGTTGTTAGCAGAGGGAAAGACTACAGAACAAGTAGCAGAGATAACTGGCTATAGCCGTAGCTGGATTTACGAACTTGTCTGGGGTTACAATCGCTTGGGGGCAGAAAGCTTGGGGGATAAAAGAAAAGAGAATCAGGGAGCCAAGCCACTATTGGATGAACAACAACAAGCCTTATTATGGCAAGCCCTTCAAGCAACACCAGAGTCAGGAGGATTATGGAGCGGAACCAAAGTAGCAGCTTGGATGAGTGAGTTATTAGGCAAAGAGATCGCACCTCAAAGAGGATGGGATTATCTTCGAGGACTAGAATACGTCCGTCGAAGACCAAGACCTACTCATGTCGAAAGTGATCCCGAAGAGCAACAACGCTGGAAAAAAAACTGGCGCAGACTGCCGCAGCAATTAAACAACAATATCCTGAATCAACGGTAGAAACTTGGGCTGAAGATGAGCATCGAATCGGATTGCAGCCAGTAAATCGAATCATGTGGATAGAAAAGGGTCAGCAACCGATAGCCAAAGTTAATTGGCGATTTCAATGGTTGTGGTTAGCAGGATTTGTACATCCTGGTTCAGGAGAAACTTATTGGTGGATTGTACCCAAGTTGAACACTAAAGTTTTTAGTCTTTTGTTAGAAGATTTTGCTCGGCATTTTGAGATAGGTGAAAAAAAGCGAGTCATTTTAGCGCTCGATCAAGCATCTTTTCATACTACTGAAAAGCTAAAAGTTCCCAAAGGAGTACATTTATTCTGGATGCCTCCCAAATCACCAGAATTACAACCTGCCGAAAGATTATGGCCTCTGACTAATGAAGCAATCGCGAACAAAACTTTTGACACTCTCGACCAATTAGAAGAAATTATGATTCAAAGATGCCGTAGTCTACTTCGACAACCACAATTGATTCAAGGATTGACTAACTATCATTGGTGGCCTGAAGACCTGATTTAATTATGGGTATTCAAACGGATTTGATATTATTAGACTTGTCGGGTAAGAACGAGAAAAATCGCTCAAAGTGTTACTACACCAAGATTTTAGAAATTTCTGGTTAATCGTTCAAAACTCTTGCTGAGTAAAACTTTCAAGTCTTGCTCGTCTTGTTTCCAGACAACTCTATTGACAAAATTACAAATTACCTTATCTAGCTCTAAAATCCTCGAGCGCTTGTTTTAAAGCTGGCTCGGAAGCACCACTAATCAGATAGACTTTAAACTTTTGATCTTGACTGAGATAAGCATCATAGGAAGCACTCAAATAAGGACGATATTCAGCATTCTTGGCAATATAAACCTCGAAAAAAGAAAGCACTGCCGAACGGCCATAGCTTTTGAGCAAGCTTGGCTCGGGTAGGGTCAGATTGGGGACAGAATCTAGCACTTGGGTTATGCCAGCATCTAGTTGGGAAAAGTCAACGTGCGCCTGCCCTTCAGCGAGAGCCAGATATTTGTTCGGCGCGGTCAACCAGATAAAAGAACGAAGTTGCTCGAAGACAGCCGGGGTAGCCGGATCGTAGTTGCCACTAATGAAAAAGACGGGGATTTTAATCTCCCTCAGTCCTTGTTGTCCGAAAATGGCACTGTTGACTGGATTTGCCCCAATTACTGCCTTAACCCTTTCGTCTCGGAAGTTGTAGGTTTCACGAGGCAGACTCAACGCACGACATTGAAGTAACAGAGCGGTATTCAGTCCTCCATAAAGGCGATCGCAAATCTGTTGCAGATAATCAAAATCGATAACAGCCCCCGCCACGGCTAAAGCCGTGTATCCGCCAAAGGAATGTCCCGCAACGCCAACGTTTTCTAAATCCAATCGTCCGCCAAACTCGGACTGATTGCGCCGTTCTAGTTCATCAATGACATAGCTGATATCTTTAGGGCGATTGATAAATTCTTGTACGTCAAAAACTTCCCTAGAGTATCCTTTCCGTAAAGCTTGGGCTTGTTTCGTATCGCTGCCCGGATGTTGGGGTATGGCAACTACATAGCCGTAGGAAGCTAGATGTTGCGCGAGATCTTCAAAGCTCTCCGGATTGGAAGCTAAACCATGAGAAATAACGACAACAGGAGTTTTTCCAGTCCGCCACTGTTGGGGTTTGTAGAGAATGACATAAAAGGTTCGGTTGCGGGAGCTATCGGTCAGGGTGAGCATTTCTTTGGTAAAACCTAAATTTCCCGGTTGCCGAAGATCGGGAAGCTGGGCAAAATTTACCTGGGTTTCTGTCTTTGTTTGTTGGGCTGATAGTTTAGCCATTTCTTCAGTATAGGCATTCGTTGCCTCGACCACTCGCTCGATCTCTTTGGCAAGCCCCAAAATTAATTCTCCTTGCAACTGCATATCAGTAGGCAACTTACGCAAGACATTGAGCAAGGTCAGTCCTTCAGAATCTAGAGCCGCTTGAACGAAAGCTGCTCGCAGGGCATATTTGCCATTACGCCCTCCCAGAATGGTGATGCCTTTGCCAAAACGAGTTAGAATGTCCTCACCAATTTCGGTATTGAAAAAGCGAGATAACAAAATGGGTTCTATATAAATCCGTTTGAGCAGTGCTTCGCGGAATTTTGCCTCTTGCTCTGGGGTGGTTCCTCGCAGATAAAACTTTAAATTCTTATTAATTGTGCCATCTTTAGCAAAAGTTTCTAAGGATTCAACCCGCAACGACGGTAACATGAGCCCTCCATAAGAAAAATAGAGTTTGTCAGCCGCTCGCGCTGGCAGTATCGATAAGCTGGTAGACAGCATTGCTAGTGTCAGAGAGCCAAGCGCAGATTGTTTAAATTTTTGGTATTTTAGATAGCTTTTCATATTTTTTTGTTTGAACTGTGGAAAAAAGACTTCCACGATCTCGAAGCAGATAAAGTCAAGTAAATAGCTCTTAATTACTTATTACCTATTCACTTTTCCAACTAAATTTAGTTCAACTATTTTTATTTATAAGTGCGAGAATGGAAACCTTCAATGGCGGTGTGCAAAGTGGGATAAATACGATCAGCCCCAATACTCTCGACCAATCCTGCTTTTTTAAGCTGAAGGTAAAGATCCTGTTTGACTCGTGCCAGCGCAACAGTAATATTTCTAGATGCTAATTCTCGACGCAATTGTTCCAACACATCTGCCGCCGTAATATCAATTTCTACAATCGCCTCGGTATTCAAGATAAACCACTCAACGGAATCTTTCTCTGACTCGATTGCTTGCATGGCTCGTCGTTTGAAGTTTTCGGAATTAGCAAAACAGAGCGGAGCATCATAGCGATAGATAACCAATCCTGGAATCGTTTTTGCACCCTCCCAATCTTCAATATCATGAAGTCCTGATAAATTAGGAATCTCTCCCAACACTGCATCGTGGGGATTTACAATCCGAGCAAAAAGATCGATTACCGATAACCCGACTGCTATCCCAACTCCGACCAAAATATCTGTAGCCAACACGCCGATGATAGTAATCAATGCTAACCGAAATTCACTGAGCTTAAAGTATCGTAGTCTGATAAATTCAGGTATTTCAATCAATCGAATCGCTGCATAGATAACAATCGCTCCTAAAGCTGCTTTGGGAAAAAGTACCAGCAGGGGACGCAAAAATAGCAGTACCAAAATTACGACTACAAAAGCCACTAGAGAAAATAGTTGTGTCTTACTACCCAAAGAATCCCCGATCGCCGTTCGACTCCCACTACTGCTGACAGGAAATCCTTGCATCATTCCCGTTCCTAGATTGGAAGCCCCCAAAGCGAGTAATTCCTGATTGGCATCAATTTTATAGCCGTTTCGATCAGCAAAGGCTCTCGATGTCAATACGTTATCGGAGTAACCTACAATAGCAATCCCAACAGCAGCCGTCGTCAGATAAACTAAATTGTTAATGGAAGTACTCGGAAGAGTAAAATGAGGCAATCCTGCAGGAATTTCCCCAATAATAGCAACCCCCTGTTTTTCCAGATCGAAGATACTAACCGCTACAGTAGCTAGTAGTACCGCGAGCAAAGGTCCTGGTGCGATAGGCCATCGACGCTGGACAACCAGTAAAAAGACTAAAATACAAAGGGCTAAAATGAAGGTGGGCAGATGAATTTGATTAAGATGGCTGAAAAATTCGGCGATTTGCCCAAAAACTGTTTCAGACTCTATTGCAATACCGCTAATCTTGCCCAATTGACCCGCTATCATAATAACTGCTACACCAGCCATATAGCCTACCAAAATTGGTTTGGAGAGCAAATTAGCTAAAAATCCTAGTCTCGCGAAGTAA includes these proteins:
- the ppk2 gene encoding polyphosphate kinase 2, with product MGKDKENNSDKHQKLSNKEYEAELAKLQGELVKLQYWVKEKGLKIIVVFEGRDAAGKGGIIKRITERVSPRVFRLVALPSPSDREKTQIYAQRYLTHFPAAGEVVIFDRSWYNRAGVERVMGFCTKEEYVRFLQYTPIFEQAIVDSGMILIKYWLDTSMEEQERRFKDRIDDPRKIWKLSPMDVESYRRWYAYSKARDDMLIATDKDYAPWYIVPADDKKRARLNCISHFLSLIPYQDLPKEKVKLGERDLKDKYDDRLSSEEMRFIPQKY
- a CDS encoding sulfate transporter yields the protein MKNRILLPGLKQLLSYQPSWLRGDLLAGITVAAYLIPQCMAYGELAGVEPVVGLWAILPPMIVYTLLGSSSQLSVGPESTTAVMTAVAIAPLVAQGAGNYASLTSLLAVLVGIICLIGYFARLGFLANLLSKPILVGYMAGVAVIMIAGQLGKISGIAIESETVFGQIAEFFSHLNQIHLPTFILALCILVFLLVVQRRWPIAPGPLLAVLLATVAVSIFDLEKQGVAIIGEIPAGLPHFTLPSTSINNLVYLTTAAVGIAIVGYSDNVLTSRAFADRNGYKIDANQELLALGASNLGTGMMQGFPVSSSGSRTAIGDSLGSKTQLFSLVAFVVVILVLLFLRPLLVLFPKAALGAIVIYAAIRLIEIPEFIRLRYFKLSEFRLALITIIGVLATDILVGVGIAVGLSVIDLFARIVNPHDAVLGEIPNLSGLHDIEDWEGAKTIPGLVIYRYDAPLCFANSENFKRRAMQAIESEKDSVEWFILNTEAIVEIDITAADVLEQLRRELASRNITVALARVKQDLYLQLKKAGLVESIGADRIYPTLHTAIEGFHSRTYK